The segment CCGCTTTTTCATGCAGATGCTGCCCCTCAATTGTACGTACATTTTCTTCCCACTGCTGTTCCACATGAATGAGTGCCCACTGTCTTTGGCAAAAACGAAAATGCTGAATGCCCGAAAGCATCAAATAATCGTCTTCGTTGCGATTAGCGTCCGTCCAGCTCATCCACTTTCAGCCCTTCAAGCGACGTTACAACAATCTTTGGCTCCTGTGCCCCTTCCTCAAGCGAAACAGTAAGCGCACGGTGAACTTTTGCCGAAGAATATTGACCCAACTTCGAACTATGCTCCCACCAAATGACCTTTTTCACTTCCAATGAACCTTCTGGACGTGCAGATGAAGCATCATTTTCAAATAATGAAACAAGCGCTTCTTTTAACTTTTCCGCATCGTCATTTGTAAAGCCCGTTTTTTCAGCAAGTTGCGTATTAATACTGCCGACAAATTTATACACCCCAAAATCAACGCGGTGCTTCATCCCCATTGTGTCCGAGCCTTTTTTGTCTCCTGTCACCGAGTTTACACTTTTTGTGATTTGTGTACTTGTAATATCGATTGGTTCAATACTCATCGCAGGGTGAATTGAAACTGGCCCACGTACTCCAACAGATAATGTATCCCCTTTAAAGGCGAATACTTGTCCAAATGCACGCACATCAAACCAATTTTGCGCCGCGATTAATGCAAAGGTATCGGCATTACCTTTTTTGTCTTTTTTAATTTTTGCAAGTTCCTCCACAGATTCTGCACGCTCGTTTAATGACTTAAAACCATCATTTGCACGATCATCTGATTGAACAAAAATCGCCTCCCCTAAATCTTGTAGACGATTGCGTAATTTACGTTTAATCGCAACATCTGATACTTCCCCGAAACCTTCAAAGTTTTGGCGTGGGCGATTGCCGTTTAATGGATCTCCGTTTGGATTGGCATTTGTTACTGAAAATACGACAGCAAAATCAATTTTATGGTCTAATGTTGTCATTCTGTTGTTTCCCCTTCCTTATCCTTTTTTGTGTATAAATCTTGACGTTGGCTATAATACCCAAGTAAGTATTTTCCGCTCAACGGTTGATTTGTAAATTGATCCAACGGAATTTCCATTGCGATTTTATCTATTAAACTTGTATAATACGTTCCCTTATCTCTTAATTTCATTTGATACGGTTGTAAATTTCTTTGAATCGTTGTCCATGTCCGTTCTGGATTACTTTGGAATGCATTCATATATCTTAGTGCATTCGTCGCACGATTTTCTTCTCTCCCTAATGCACGTCTTTCTAATACATCCGCCACCGCAAGCATACGACCAAACAAATAATCGCGATCTTTACAATTTACATCAAGTGCCACCGTAAACGCCTCCTGTTTATATAATTTTTTAGTTAGTGAACAGGTCACTGTAAGCACTTGCTCCCACTCCCAAGTTTCACTATAAAATTGTGGGTTAGATGCACGCATAATGGCACTTTTCACAATATCAAGTGGCAAATTACGCTGATCGATTACACACGGAATCAACCGCTCCATCACACCTTTTACTACTTTATCGCTCGGGCGTGGACCATAAGCCGCATGGGCAATTTTATAAAATGACGGCGCTCCATAATAATCGACCCACTGATTGTCTTTTTTCCTCATTTGGCGCCAACTCAAGTCTTGATGCCACTTTGTTAAATTATGAAAATAAAGACTACTATTA is part of the Solibacillus sp. FSL K6-1523 genome and harbors:
- the cas7c gene encoding type I-C CRISPR-associated protein Cas7/Csd2, which encodes MTTLDHKIDFAVVFSVTNANPNGDPLNGNRPRQNFEGFGEVSDVAIKRKLRNRLQDLGEAIFVQSDDRANDGFKSLNERAESVEELAKIKKDKKGNADTFALIAAQNWFDVRAFGQVFAFKGDTLSVGVRGPVSIHPAMSIEPIDITSTQITKSVNSVTGDKKGSDTMGMKHRVDFGVYKFVGSINTQLAEKTGFTNDDAEKLKEALVSLFENDASSARPEGSLEVKKVIWWEHSSKLGQYSSAKVHRALTVSLEEGAQEPKIVVTSLEGLKVDELDGR